One Tolypothrix bouteillei VB521301 DNA window includes the following coding sequences:
- a CDS encoding prolyl oligopeptidase family serine peptidase, with the protein MRRLFEIHLTQIASSEETQDMTEKLKPPVAPVTPVTDDYFGTKVTDNYRYMENFKDEEVQKWVKAQADFTSHSLAELPERDAFLTRMIELDASIVSKVNCVLRVVNGKVFYLKCGAQDDVWKLYMHSSTDGDEILLVDPDKFIRETGKPHAINRFMPSWDGRYVIYGIAASGSEETSLYTIDTATLEDVDRPISRIHWIGTWLPDCQSFFYTRYQEMKEGMAVTEKYQMSKVYLHRLGTDITEDKVILGHEISPSVSVSPVASPFIVTVPNSDYLFAVVLYGTQKEIDLYVATLDSFHRGAPEWKKVCDISDEVLIFEVHGEELYLVTHKNAPRYKIVKTSLENPELSKAELVLAQSDRTANNIFAATDALYVLMDGGGSDKVIRIPYGGTATELELPFDGTVDFFGNDARLSKNDSRVDGILLTMASWTRSNSIYEYNPKTKTFVEILLQPKGKYDAPDDLIVEEVEVRSHDGTWVPMSIIYKKGIKLDGSNPCWLNGYGAYGFSLYLPYQHQDYAWYEKGGIAAFAHVRGGGEKGEEWYRAGFQQTKPNTWKDLIACAEYLIENNYTSRFKLAVEGFSAGGIAIGRAITERPDLFAVAILRVGALNPVRFETTPNGVNNIREFGSCKSLAGFKALYEMDAFLHIEDGIHYPAMMIIHGMTDTRCEPWQSTKFAARVQAASASGKPVLLRIDCEAGHGVGSTKMQRFQERSDIFAFMMWQFRTEGKESQQTQ; encoded by the coding sequence GTGCGTCGGTTATTTGAGATACATTTAACTCAGATCGCATCTTCTGAAGAAACACAAGATATGACTGAAAAACTCAAGCCACCCGTTGCGCCAGTTACACCTGTCACAGACGACTACTTCGGCACAAAGGTAACGGACAATTACCGTTACATGGAAAACTTCAAAGATGAAGAGGTACAGAAGTGGGTAAAAGCGCAAGCTGATTTTACAAGCCACAGCCTTGCAGAACTACCCGAGCGCGATGCCTTTCTCACTCGCATGATAGAATTAGACGCTTCCATTGTGTCCAAGGTGAACTGTGTTTTGCGGGTTGTCAACGGCAAAGTTTTTTACCTTAAATGTGGAGCGCAAGACGATGTGTGGAAGTTATATATGCATAGCAGCACAGACGGTGACGAAATTCTTTTGGTCGATCCTGACAAATTTATTAGAGAAACAGGTAAGCCACACGCAATTAATCGCTTCATGCCATCGTGGGATGGTAGATATGTCATTTATGGGATTGCAGCTAGCGGCTCGGAAGAGACTTCGCTGTACACAATTGATACCGCAACCTTAGAAGATGTAGATCGACCAATATCTCGGATACATTGGATTGGGACTTGGTTACCCGATTGTCAGTCATTCTTCTACACTCGTTACCAGGAGATGAAAGAAGGTATGGCAGTCACTGAAAAGTATCAAATGAGCAAAGTCTATTTGCACAGGCTTGGCACTGATATCACAGAAGATAAAGTTATACTCGGACATGAAATCTCCCCAAGCGTGAGTGTTTCGCCCGTAGCATCTCCATTTATCGTTACTGTCCCCAATTCTGACTACCTATTTGCAGTCGTTCTTTACGGTACGCAGAAAGAAATCGACCTTTATGTTGCTACTCTTGATTCATTTCATCGTGGCGCACCGGAGTGGAAGAAGGTTTGTGACATATCAGATGAAGTCCTCATCTTTGAGGTGCATGGAGAAGAGTTATACTTGGTCACACATAAAAATGCACCTCGTTACAAGATTGTCAAAACTTCATTAGAAAACCCCGAGCTTTCAAAAGCTGAACTTGTCTTAGCGCAAAGTGATAGAACCGCAAACAACATATTTGCAGCTACTGATGCACTCTACGTACTGATGGATGGTGGTGGAAGCGATAAAGTGATTCGCATTCCTTACGGTGGTACAGCGACAGAACTAGAACTTCCTTTTGATGGAACGGTGGATTTTTTTGGCAATGACGCAAGATTGTCAAAAAATGATTCTAGAGTAGATGGGATTCTGTTAACAATGGCTTCTTGGACGAGATCTAACAGCATCTACGAATACAATCCGAAAACAAAAACGTTTGTGGAGATTCTTCTACAACCAAAAGGGAAATATGATGCACCGGATGATTTAATTGTTGAAGAAGTTGAAGTGCGATCGCATGATGGGACATGGGTGCCAATGTCAATTATCTACAAAAAAGGAATTAAGCTTGATGGCTCAAATCCTTGTTGGCTAAATGGTTATGGAGCTTATGGGTTTTCTCTCTATCTACCCTATCAACATCAAGATTATGCATGGTACGAGAAAGGCGGAATTGCCGCATTTGCCCATGTGCGCGGTGGTGGTGAAAAAGGGGAAGAGTGGTATCGGGCTGGATTTCAACAAACCAAACCGAATACTTGGAAAGATTTGATTGCTTGTGCTGAGTATCTCATCGAAAATAACTACACTTCGCGTTTTAAGCTAGCAGTTGAAGGATTCAGCGCAGGTGGTATTGCGATCGGTAGAGCCATCACCGAGCGTCCCGACTTGTTTGCTGTGGCAATACTACGAGTCGGTGCTTTAAATCCAGTACGTTTTGAAACCACTCCCAACGGAGTCAACAACATTCGTGAATTTGGAAGTTGTAAGAGTCTCGCTGGATTCAAAGCTCTTTATGAAATGGACGCTTTTTTGCATATTGAAGATGGCATTCATTATCCAGCAATGATGATTATACACGGCATGACTGACACGCGCTGCGAACCTTGGCAATCAACCAAATTTGCAGCACGCGTTCAAGCGGCGTCAGCCAGTGGCAAACCTGTTTTACTCCGCATTGACTGTGAAGCGGGACATGGTGTTGGATCGACCAAAATGCAACGTTTCCAAGAAAGATCTGACATTTTTGCTTTCATGATGTGGCAATTTCGCACAGAGGGTAAAGAGTCGCAACAAACACAATAA
- a CDS encoding GNAT family N-acetyltransferase: protein MNIFNYIIGTSTDFRIQLIRWNNKCREYINTFYSGDIHRIFGTRFGDCVAKVEALAFSGANSSSYRGVTDNSGILQAAAIISIEQIEIEAELKQGIIIESLTNAPWNVIEQPGQDIIYKRKGAATSLIEGIIGESQSSGFGGIVKVLTIERAKEFYQNIGFRETDYSRELIVTEYIANTVLSEIKQRRQLQPLD, encoded by the coding sequence ATGAATATTTTCAACTACATCATTGGCACATCAACAGACTTTCGTATCCAGTTAATTAGATGGAATAACAAATGTAGAGAATACATTAATACCTTTTATAGCGGTGACATACATAGAATATTTGGAACAAGATTTGGAGATTGTGTTGCAAAAGTGGAAGCACTAGCTTTTTCTGGAGCCAATAGTAGTAGTTATCGAGGAGTTACTGACAATTCAGGAATATTACAAGCTGCAGCAATCATATCAATTGAACAAATAGAAATTGAAGCAGAATTAAAACAAGGTATTATAATTGAAAGCTTGACTAATGCTCCCTGGAATGTAATTGAACAACCAGGTCAAGACATCATCTACAAACGTAAAGGCGCTGCTACCTCGCTAATCGAAGGTATCATCGGAGAAAGTCAATCAAGTGGGTTTGGTGGTATTGTAAAAGTACTAACAATTGAAAGAGCTAAGGAGTTCTATCAAAATATTGGATTTCGAGAAACCGATTATTCGAGAGAGTTAATAGTAACCGAATATATAGCCAATACAGTTTTGTCAGAAATAAAACAGCGCCGTCAACTACAACCACTTGATTAA
- the nifD gene encoding nitrogenase molybdenum-iron protein alpha chain, with protein sequence MTYTEGKNNLENKVEEHKELIKEVLSAYPEKSRKKREKHLNVHEDGKSDCGVKSNIKSVPGVMTARGCAYAGSKGVVWGPIKDMIHISHGPVGCGYWSWSGRRNYYVGKTGVDSFGTMHFTSDFQERDIVFGGDKKLTKIIEEIEVLFPLNRGISVQSECPIGLIGDDIEAVSKKAAKQINKPVVPVRCEGFRGVSQSLGHHIANDALRDHMFPRFDKAKKENTLSIEPGPYDVALIGDYNIGGDAWASRMILEEMGLRVVAQWSGDGTVNELVNGPASKLVLIHCYRSMNYICRSLEEAYGMPWMEFNFFGPTKIAASIREIAARFDEKIQANAEKVIAKYTTVMNAVLDKYRPRLEGKTVMLYVGGLRPRHVVPAFEDLGIKVVGTGYEFAHNDDYKRTTNYIDGATIIYDDVTAFEFEEFVKHMKPDLVASGIKEKYVFQKMGLPFRQMHSWDYSDLAIAPQSQMGKYVLKEE encoded by the coding sequence ATGACATACACAGAAGGCAAAAATAACCTAGAAAATAAGGTAGAAGAACATAAAGAACTGATTAAAGAAGTTCTTTCTGCTTACCCAGAAAAATCTCGCAAAAAGCGTGAAAAGCACCTGAACGTCCACGAAGACGGCAAATCTGATTGCGGTGTTAAATCCAACATCAAATCAGTTCCCGGTGTAATGACTGCTCGTGGATGTGCTTATGCAGGTTCTAAGGGTGTGGTTTGGGGTCCTATTAAGGACATGATCCACATCAGCCACGGTCCCGTTGGTTGCGGTTACTGGTCTTGGTCTGGTCGTCGTAACTACTATGTTGGTAAGACTGGTGTCGATTCCTTCGGTACCATGCACTTCACCTCCGACTTCCAAGAGCGCGATATCGTATTCGGTGGTGATAAGAAACTTACCAAAATCATTGAGGAAATTGAAGTACTCTTCCCCCTCAACCGTGGTATCTCCGTTCAGTCTGAGTGTCCTATCGGTTTGATCGGAGATGACATCGAAGCTGTTTCTAAGAAAGCTGCTAAACAAATTAACAAGCCAGTCGTACCTGTACGTTGCGAAGGCTTCCGGGGTGTTTCTCAATCTCTCGGACACCACATCGCTAACGATGCTCTCCGCGACCACATGTTCCCCAGATTCGATAAGGCTAAGAAAGAAAATACTCTGTCTATCGAACCCGGTCCTTATGATGTAGCACTTATCGGTGACTATAACATCGGTGGTGATGCTTGGGCTAGCCGCATGATCCTTGAAGAAATGGGCTTGCGCGTTGTTGCTCAGTGGTCTGGTGACGGTACTGTTAACGAGTTGGTTAACGGTCCTGCTTCCAAGCTAGTGCTCATCCACTGCTACCGCTCGATGAACTACATCTGCCGTAGCTTGGAAGAAGCTTATGGTATGCCTTGGATGGAATTTAACTTCTTCGGTCCTACCAAGATTGCTGCATCCATACGCGAAATTGCAGCTCGCTTTGATGAGAAGATCCAAGCAAACGCTGAGAAAGTCATCGCTAAGTATACTACAGTGATGAATGCAGTGCTCGATAAGTACCGTCCTCGCCTCGAAGGCAAGACAGTCATGCTTTACGTTGGTGGCTTGCGCCCCCGTCACGTTGTTCCCGCGTTTGAAGATCTCGGTATCAAAGTTGTTGGTACTGGCTACGAATTCGCTCACAACGACGACTACAAGCGTACCACAAACTATATTGATGGCGCGACCATCATTTATGATGACGTAACAGCTTTCGAGTTTGAAGAGTTCGTCAAGCACATGAAGCCCGATTTAGTTGCTTCTGGTATTAAAGAGAAGTACGTATTCCAGAAGATGGGTCTGCCTTTCCGTCAAATGCACTCCTGGGATTACTCCGATTTGGCGATCGCACCTCAAAGTCAGATGGGAAAATATGTTTTGAAGGAAGAATAA
- the nifH gene encoding nitrogenase iron protein, whose translation MSDEKIRQIAFYGKGGIGKSTTSQNTLAAMAEMGQRILIVGCDPKADSTRLMLHSKAQTTVLHLAAERGAVEDLELEEVMLTGFRGVRCVESGGPEPGVGCAGRGIITAINFLEENGAYQDLDFVSYDVLGDVVCGGFAMPIREGKAQEIYIVTSGEMMAMYAANNIARGILKYAHSGGVRLGGLICNSRKVDREIELIETLAERLNTQMIHFVPRDNIVQHAELRRMTVNEYAPDSNQSNEYRALAKKIINNEKLTIPTPLEMDELEALLVEFGILDDDSKHADIVGKPASEVPA comes from the coding sequence ATGTCTGACGAAAAAATTAGACAAATAGCTTTTTACGGTAAAGGCGGTATCGGTAAGTCCACCACTTCTCAAAATACCCTTGCCGCTATGGCAGAAATGGGTCAGCGCATTTTGATTGTAGGTTGCGACCCCAAAGCAGATTCCACCCGTTTGATGCTACACAGCAAAGCTCAAACCACCGTATTACACCTTGCTGCTGAGCGTGGCGCAGTAGAAGATTTAGAACTCGAAGAAGTAATGCTCACCGGCTTCCGTGGTGTTCGTTGCGTAGAATCTGGTGGTCCTGAGCCTGGAGTAGGTTGTGCTGGACGTGGTATTATCACTGCCATCAATTTCTTGGAAGAAAACGGTGCTTACCAAGATCTAGATTTCGTTTCCTACGACGTATTGGGTGACGTTGTTTGCGGTGGTTTCGCAATGCCAATTCGTGAAGGCAAAGCACAAGAAATCTACATCGTGACTTCTGGTGAAATGATGGCGATGTACGCTGCTAACAACATCGCTCGTGGTATTCTCAAGTACGCTCACTCTGGTGGTGTACGCTTGGGTGGTCTGATTTGTAACAGCCGTAAAGTTGACCGGGAAATCGAACTCATCGAAACCTTGGCAGAACGCTTGAACACCCAAATGATTCACTTCGTACCTCGCGATAACATCGTTCAGCACGCTGAATTGCGCCGGATGACTGTTAACGAGTACGCACCTGACAGCAACCAAAGCAATGAATACCGCGCATTAGCTAAGAAGATCATCAACAACGAAAAACTAACAATCCCCACACCTCTCGAAATGGACGAGTTGGAAGCTCTACTCGTAGAGTTCGGTATCCTCGACGACGATTCCAAGCATGCAGATATCGTTGGCAAGCCAGCTTCCGAAGTTCCTGCATAA
- a CDS encoding group I truncated hemoglobin, whose product MSALFDKLGGQQGVEKVVTEFYKRVMADSTLNHFFANTDMAKQHAQQVAFFAQIFDGPKVYNGRSMDKTHTGMNLQPQHFDAVSKHLRDSLTACGASAEDTNAALDRVAKLQGAILNK is encoded by the coding sequence ATGAGCGCATTATTCGACAAACTCGGTGGACAGCAAGGTGTTGAGAAAGTAGTCACTGAATTTTACAAGCGTGTCATGGCTGATAGCACCCTCAATCACTTCTTTGCTAACACAGACATGGCTAAGCAACACGCTCAACAAGTTGCTTTCTTTGCTCAAATCTTTGACGGTCCTAAGGTCTACAACGGTCGTTCAATGGACAAAACCCACACAGGTATGAATCTACAGCCCCAACATTTTGATGCTGTTTCAAAGCATCTTCGTGATTCATTAACTGCATGTGGAGCTTCCGCAGAGGACACAAACGCTGCTCTCGATCGCGTCGCCAAGCTGCAAGGCGCTATCTTGAACAAGTAA
- the nifU gene encoding Fe-S cluster assembly protein NifU, with protein sequence MWDYTDKVMDLFYNPKNQGVLEETDEAGVKITVGEVGSIACGDALRLHLKVEEETEKILEARYQTFGCTSAIASSEALVDLVKGKTLDEALKISNKEIASYLGGLPEAKMHCSVMGQEALEAAIYNYRGIPLAAHDDDDEGTLICTCFGISDTKIRRVIVENNLTTAEQVTNYVKAGGGCGSCLAAIDDIIALVQKETAAPVNNSLQPRTASQFSQKPLTSVQKIALIQKVLDEEVRPVLIADGGDVELYDVEGDRVKVLLQGACGSCSSSTATLKIAIEARLRERVSKDLVVEAVDPLI encoded by the coding sequence ATGTGGGACTACACGGATAAAGTAATGGATCTCTTCTACAATCCTAAAAACCAAGGGGTTTTAGAAGAGACAGATGAAGCTGGTGTTAAAATTACTGTTGGTGAAGTAGGCAGTATTGCCTGTGGAGATGCTCTAAGATTGCATCTGAAAGTAGAGGAAGAAACTGAAAAAATTCTCGAAGCTCGCTATCAAACTTTTGGTTGTACTAGCGCTATAGCTTCTTCAGAAGCTCTGGTTGACCTTGTTAAAGGAAAAACTCTAGACGAAGCGCTTAAGATTAGTAATAAAGAAATTGCTAGCTATCTTGGTGGATTGCCAGAAGCAAAAATGCATTGTTCGGTTATGGGACAAGAAGCATTAGAAGCTGCTATCTATAATTATCGAGGTATTCCCCTCGCAGCCCATGACGATGATGATGAAGGAACTCTCATTTGTACTTGTTTTGGCATCAGCGATACAAAAATTCGGCGCGTTATTGTAGAGAATAATTTAACGACCGCCGAACAAGTAACAAATTATGTAAAAGCTGGTGGCGGATGCGGATCTTGTTTGGCGGCAATTGATGATATAATTGCATTAGTACAGAAAGAAACCGCAGCCCCTGTAAATAATTCCCTACAACCAAGGACTGCAAGTCAGTTTTCCCAAAAGCCACTGACATCGGTGCAAAAGATTGCACTCATTCAAAAAGTCCTGGATGAAGAAGTTCGACCCGTTTTGATCGCCGACGGGGGAGATGTGGAACTGTATGACGTAGAAGGCGATCGCGTGAAGGTTCTGCTTCAAGGTGCTTGTGGTTCGTGTTCTAGCAGTACGGCAACTTTAAAGATTGCTATAGAAGCTAGATTGCGCGAGCGGGTTAGCAAAGATCTTGTAGTAGAAGCAGTCGATCCTTTGATTTAG